From a region of the Podarcis muralis chromosome 16, rPodMur119.hap1.1, whole genome shotgun sequence genome:
- the RFC5 gene encoding replication factor C subunit 5 isoform X2, which translates to MVLELNASDDRGIDIVRGPILNFASTRSIFKKGFKLVILDEADAMTQDAQNALRRVIEKFTENTRFCLICNYLSKIIPALQSRCTRFRFGPLTPELMVPRLQHVIEEEGVDVSDDGMKALVTLSNGDMRRSLNILQSTSMAFGKVTEETVYTCTGQPLKSDIANILDWMLNQDFTTAYRNIMELKTLKGLALQDILTEIHLFVHRVDFPSSVRIQLLIKMADVEHRLAAGTSEKIQLGALVGAFQVTRDLITAEA; encoded by the exons ATGGTCCTCGAG CTCAATGCTTCAGACGACAGGGGAATTGACATTGTCCGGGGGCCCATCCTGAACTTTGCCAGCACAAGGAGCATCTTTAA GAAAGGCTTTAAGCTGGTGATTCTGGATGAAGCAGATGCCATGACACAGGATGCCCAGAATGCCCTTAGGCGTG TGATAGAGAAGTTCACCGAGAACACCAGGTTTTGCCTCATCTGCAACTACCTCTCCAAGATCATCCCAGCCCTGCAGTCCAGGTGCACCAGATTCCGCTTTGGGCCCCTGACTCCTGAGCTCATGGTTCCTCGGCTGCAGCACGTCATCGAGGAGGAGGG AGTTGATGTAAGCGATGATGGGATGAAAGCCCTGGTGACGCTTTCCAACGGCGATATGCGCAGGTCTCTGAACATCTTACAG AGCACATCCATGGCCTTTGGAAAGGTGACCGAGGAGACAGTCTACACCTGCACTGGACAGCCGCTCAAGTCTGACATTGCCAACATCCTCGATTGGATGCTGAACCAAGATTTCACCACCGCCTATCGCA ATATCATGGAGCTGAAAACATTGAAGGGTTTAGCTCTTCAGGACATCCTGACAGAAATCCACTTGTTCGTCCAccgag TTGACTTCCCATCATCTGTACGAATCCAGTTGCTGATCAAGATGGCGGATGTTGA GCACCGCCTGGCTGCAGGGACAAGCGAGAAGATTCAGCTGGGAGCCCTTGTTGGTGCCTTCCAGGTCACCAGAGACCTGATCACAGCAGAGGCTTAG
- the RFC5 gene encoding replication factor C subunit 5 isoform X1, whose product MERAAAAPAGRTVAGRNANLPWVEKYRPQTLSDLISHQDILSTIQKFISEDRLPHLLLYGPPGTGKTSTILACAKQLYKDKAFSSMVLELNASDDRGIDIVRGPILNFASTRSIFKKGFKLVILDEADAMTQDAQNALRRVIEKFTENTRFCLICNYLSKIIPALQSRCTRFRFGPLTPELMVPRLQHVIEEEGVDVSDDGMKALVTLSNGDMRRSLNILQSTSMAFGKVTEETVYTCTGQPLKSDIANILDWMLNQDFTTAYRNIMELKTLKGLALQDILTEIHLFVHRVDFPSSVRIQLLIKMADVEHRLAAGTSEKIQLGALVGAFQVTRDLITAEA is encoded by the exons ATGgagcgcgcggcggcggcgcctgcGGGGAGGACGGTGGCCGGGAGGAACGCGAACTTGCCCTG GGTAGAAAAATACCGACCTCAGACGCTGAGTGATCTGATTTCTCATCAGGACATTCTGAGTACCA TTCAGAAGTTCATCAGTGAAGATCGACTGCCTCATCTCCTTCTCTATGGACCTCCAGGGACTGGCAAGACGTCCACCATTTTGGCCTGTGCTAAACAGCTTTACAAAGACAAAGCGTTTAGCTCAATGGTCCTCGAG CTCAATGCTTCAGACGACAGGGGAATTGACATTGTCCGGGGGCCCATCCTGAACTTTGCCAGCACAAGGAGCATCTTTAA GAAAGGCTTTAAGCTGGTGATTCTGGATGAAGCAGATGCCATGACACAGGATGCCCAGAATGCCCTTAGGCGTG TGATAGAGAAGTTCACCGAGAACACCAGGTTTTGCCTCATCTGCAACTACCTCTCCAAGATCATCCCAGCCCTGCAGTCCAGGTGCACCAGATTCCGCTTTGGGCCCCTGACTCCTGAGCTCATGGTTCCTCGGCTGCAGCACGTCATCGAGGAGGAGGG AGTTGATGTAAGCGATGATGGGATGAAAGCCCTGGTGACGCTTTCCAACGGCGATATGCGCAGGTCTCTGAACATCTTACAG AGCACATCCATGGCCTTTGGAAAGGTGACCGAGGAGACAGTCTACACCTGCACTGGACAGCCGCTCAAGTCTGACATTGCCAACATCCTCGATTGGATGCTGAACCAAGATTTCACCACCGCCTATCGCA ATATCATGGAGCTGAAAACATTGAAGGGTTTAGCTCTTCAGGACATCCTGACAGAAATCCACTTGTTCGTCCAccgag TTGACTTCCCATCATCTGTACGAATCCAGTTGCTGATCAAGATGGCGGATGTTGA GCACCGCCTGGCTGCAGGGACAAGCGAGAAGATTCAGCTGGGAGCCCTTGTTGGTGCCTTCCAGGTCACCAGAGACCTGATCACAGCAGAGGCTTAG